The Triticum aestivum cultivar Chinese Spring chromosome 7B, IWGSC CS RefSeq v2.1, whole genome shotgun sequence genome window below encodes:
- the LOC123159200 gene encoding phenolic glucoside malonyltransferase 1: MGEASSDAAAKAAAVRAVAVSRVAPSVLGEVQRVELSFFDSPWVVLPPIQRVFLYELGDADGFPTVVERLKRALADTLAHYLPLAGMLEYAVETGDAFVDCTHAGVAFLEAEGDMDVQRLAGDEAHDILAFLSLVPELDARVLPAPVLSVQATRLSGGLAVGLSVHHVVADGRAVWRFMEAWSSASREGSPVTKVLGPPHYGREVIQHPNGDELARDMLKTVAPNLPVVRGQYDFSQRFLRARRTFYLGADDIQSLRRRIDDLASDESATGGDAPKPKPVSTFVALAALSWTAFVRSKGLGAGDDTYLMFLADLRSRLDPPVSEAYLGNCVRACLASCADAADLLGQSGILRAARAVQAAVAEMEAAPLSGTDKGWMQMLMRLPFQRMTNVAASPRFRAYEAADFGFGKPARVELVSMNHDGEMVLVGGRRDGEVQASVSIDPAHMDAFKACILG, translated from the exons ATGGGCGAGGCAAGCTCCGACGCCGCCGCCAAGGCTGCGGCCGTGCGGGCTGTCGCAGTCTCCCGGGTCGCGCCCTCGGTGCTGGGGGAGGTGCAGCGCGTTGAACTTTCCTTCTTCGATTCGCCGTGGGTCGTGCTGCCGCCGATCCAGCGGGTGTTCCTGTACGAGCTTGGGGATGCCGACGGCTTCCCGACGGTGGTGGAGCGGCTCAAGCGCGCTCTCGCGGACACCCTGGCGCACTACCTGCCCCTGGCGGGGATGCTCGAGTACGCGGTGGAGACCGGGGACGCCTTCGTGGACTGCACTCACGCCGGGGTCGCCTTCCTGGAGGCCGAGGGCGATATGGACGTGCAGCGTCTAGCCGGCGACGAGGCGCACGACATCCTGGCATTCCTGAGCCTGGTGCCGGAGCTGGATGCCCGGGTGCTCCCGGCGCCCGTGCTGTCAGTGCAGGCCACTCGTCTAAGCGGCGGCCTGGCGGTGGGCCTGTCCGTGCACCACGTAGTCGCGGACGGACGCGCCGTTTGGCGATTCATGGAGGCCTGGTCTTCCGCTTCCCGCGAGGGCTCCCCGGTCACCAAGGTCCTCGGCCCGCCGCACTACGGCCGGGAGGTCATCCAGCACCCCAACGGCGACGAGCTCGCCCGCGACATGCTAAAGACCGTCGCGCCCAATCTCCCTGTG GTGAGGGGGCAGTACGATTTCAGCCAGCGGTTCCTGCGGGCGCGCCGGACATTCTACCTCGGCGCCGACGACATCCAGTCGCTCAGGCGGCGGATCGACGACCTCGCCTCGGACGAGTCTGCTACCGGTGGCGACGCGCCCAAGCCGAAACCGGTGTCGACGTTCGTGGCGCTGGCGGCACTGAGCTGGACGGCGTTCGTTCGATCCAAGGGGCTCGGCGCAGGGGACGACACGTACCTCATGTTCCTCGCCGACCTGCGCTCCCGCCTCGACCCGCCAGTCAGCGAGGCTTACCTGGGCAACTGCGTGCGCGCGTGCCTGGCGAGCTGCGCCGACGCGGCGGACCTCCTCGGCCAGTCCGGCATCCTCCGCGCGGCGCGGGCCGTGCAGGCGGCGGTGGCCGAGATGGAGGCGGCGCCGCTGTCCGGGACGGACAAGGGGTGGATGCAGATGCTGATGCGGCTGCCGTTTCAGCGGATGACcaacgtggcggcgagccctcggTTCCGGGCCTACGAGGCGGCCGACTTCGGGTTCGGGAAGCCCGCGCGCGTGGAGCTGGTGTCCATGAACCACGACGGCGAGATGGTGCTAGTCGGCGGCCGGCGCGACGGCGAGGTGCAAGCCTCCGTGTCCATCGACCCGGCGCACATGGACGCATTCAAGGCCTGCATCCTCGGCTAG